One part of the Sphingobacterium sp. LZ7M1 genome encodes these proteins:
- the rpsJ gene encoding 30S ribosomal protein S10, which translates to MSQRIRIKLKSYDYNLVDKSAEKIVKTVKPTGAVVSGPIPLPTEKKIYTVLRSPHVNKKAREQFQLCSYKRLLDIYSSNSKTVDALMKLELPSGVEVEIKV; encoded by the coding sequence ATGAGCCAAAGAATCAGAATCAAATTGAAATCATACGATTACAACTTGGTTGACAAGTCAGCTGAGAAAATCGTAAAAACAGTAAAACCTACAGGTGCAGTTGTTAGTGGTCCTATTCCATTGCCTACTGAGAAAAAAATCTATACCGTTTTACGTTCTCCACACGTTAACAAAAAAGCACGTGAGCAATTCCAATTGTGTTCTTACAAGAGATTGTTAGACATCTACTCATCTAACTCAAAAACAGTTGATGCGTTGATGAAATTAGAATTACCTTCAGGTGTTGAAGTTGAAATCAAAGTGTGA
- a CDS encoding porin family protein — MKTFLSLLGIAGLSICAANAQTSYGLKAGMNLGKITSYDSQKFNPSYFVTGFADIPLSGRFSIQPGISLQSKGTKFVDAIPNWDQTATDLNTSSLNVMSIEIPVNAVYYIPVGTGDVFLSAGPYLGYNLSGKLKNSTRNLKTASSRDVEFSGNNKMMNRWDAGVNFAVGYKLSNGFLIQAGYGLGLSNLNAASKSKDFSSRTLNFGVGFQF, encoded by the coding sequence ATGAAAACATTTTTATCCTTACTTGGCATCGCTGGATTGTCAATCTGTGCAGCAAATGCCCAAACTTCCTATGGCCTTAAGGCCGGAATGAACCTTGGGAAAATCACGAGCTATGATTCCCAAAAATTTAATCCTTCCTATTTTGTGACAGGTTTCGCAGATATACCGTTATCTGGTAGATTTTCTATCCAACCCGGGATTTCCCTACAAAGCAAAGGGACTAAATTTGTAGACGCCATTCCCAATTGGGATCAAACCGCAACTGACCTCAATACCTCTAGTCTCAATGTGATGTCGATCGAAATCCCAGTCAATGCAGTTTATTACATTCCTGTTGGGACTGGCGATGTTTTCCTTTCTGCAGGTCCTTATTTAGGCTATAACCTCAGTGGAAAATTGAAAAATTCAACGCGTAATTTAAAGACGGCCAGTTCACGGGATGTAGAGTTCAGCGGAAATAATAAAATGATGAATCGTTGGGACGCTGGGGTAAATTTTGCAGTAGGGTATAAGCTTTCCAATGGATTCTTGATCCAAGCTGGCTATGGCTTAGGTTTAAGCAACCTGAATGCAGCAAGTAAATCCAAAGATTTCTCAAGCAGAACGTTGAACTTTGGTGTAGGATTTCAGTTTTAG
- a CDS encoding Gfo/Idh/MocA family protein, whose protein sequence is MKSFLLSIFIIVCSAPLFAQKPLKLAVAGLSHGHVDWVFNRKDKQDMKVVGIYETNPELVERYIKRYKLDRSLFFTNLDEMLDKVKPDAVSAFGEISEHITVVRVCAPKKVHVMVEKPLATNLADAKEIETLAKDNNIHVLTNFETSWYESNQRIKGLLTEGKLGEIRKVMVNDGHQGPKEIGVSKEFFEILTDPAKNGAGALVDFGCYGANLMTWLMNGERPTSVTAVVQQNKPEIYREVDDEATIILQYPEAQCVIQGSWNWTYSRKDMEVYGNKGYAIATDAKTLKTRLQENQPEEIVKLDARPAPFNDPFSLLAAVVNDSVVLDPLDQYGLQVNVTAVEILEAAMKSAKEKRTIVLGDK, encoded by the coding sequence ATGAAATCATTCTTGCTCAGTATTTTCATAATCGTTTGTTCCGCTCCATTATTTGCGCAAAAGCCATTAAAGTTGGCGGTAGCTGGATTGAGCCATGGACATGTGGATTGGGTATTCAATCGAAAGGATAAGCAGGATATGAAGGTTGTTGGGATCTATGAAACCAATCCGGAATTGGTTGAGCGATATATCAAACGTTATAAATTGGATAGATCCTTGTTCTTTACGAATTTGGACGAGATGTTGGACAAGGTCAAACCGGATGCGGTTTCGGCTTTTGGAGAGATCTCAGAGCATATCACGGTAGTAAGGGTCTGTGCACCCAAAAAAGTCCATGTTATGGTAGAGAAGCCTTTAGCGACCAACCTTGCCGATGCCAAAGAAATTGAAACCTTGGCAAAGGATAACAATATCCATGTCCTGACCAATTTTGAAACTTCTTGGTATGAAAGTAATCAAAGGATTAAAGGTCTTTTGACTGAAGGGAAATTAGGAGAGATCAGGAAAGTCATGGTCAATGATGGTCATCAGGGACCTAAAGAGATAGGAGTAAGCAAGGAGTTCTTCGAGATATTGACTGACCCTGCGAAAAATGGGGCAGGAGCCTTGGTTGATTTTGGTTGCTATGGTGCCAACTTGATGACTTGGTTGATGAATGGCGAAAGACCTACCTCAGTGACTGCGGTAGTGCAACAGAATAAGCCCGAGATATATAGAGAGGTAGATGATGAGGCTACCATCATTCTGCAATATCCCGAAGCCCAATGTGTCATTCAAGGATCTTGGAATTGGACCTATTCACGTAAGGATATGGAGGTTTATGGAAATAAAGGCTATGCCATAGCCACCGATGCAAAAACCTTAAAAACGCGCTTGCAAGAAAATCAGCCAGAAGAGATCGTAAAATTGGATGCTAGACCAGCACCATTCAATGACCCTTTTTCATTGCTTGCTGCGGTGGTTAATGATTCGGTTGTTTTGGATCCATTGGATCAATATGGTCTGCAAGTCAATGTAACTGCTGTGGAGATCTTGGAAGCAGCAATGAAATCTGCGAAGGAGAAACGGACCATTGTTTTAGGGGATAAATAA
- a CDS encoding copper homeostasis protein CutC — MNEARINGIQLEICSNSIYSAKQAQAGGASRVELCQNLENGGTTPSYGQIKLTRESLKIGVHVLIRPRSGDFLYTEEEFQEIVEDLRYCKEVGCDGVVIGILRADGSVDMERMKVLVEEAKPMCVVFHRAFDRCKDPKQALEDIIALGCDRILTSGLQNTAWQGRDLLKELIAQAAGRIEIMPGSGVDAGNVKEILKYTKANSIHSSAKVVVRSKMEYRSDSVTGMDEDEIYSSKEKVEQIVEQIKSL, encoded by the coding sequence ATGAACGAAGCTAGGATAAATGGAATTCAATTGGAGATATGCTCCAATTCGATATACTCGGCAAAGCAAGCCCAGGCCGGTGGTGCAAGTAGGGTAGAGCTGTGCCAAAATCTGGAAAATGGCGGTACAACGCCTTCATATGGGCAGATCAAATTGACCAGGGAGTCCCTAAAAATTGGAGTCCATGTATTGATCAGGCCGCGGTCAGGTGATTTTCTCTATACCGAGGAAGAGTTTCAGGAAATTGTTGAGGACCTCCGTTACTGTAAGGAGGTCGGTTGTGATGGGGTTGTTATCGGGATATTAAGGGCAGATGGTTCTGTAGACATGGAAAGGATGAAGGTTTTAGTGGAGGAGGCCAAACCCATGTGTGTCGTGTTCCATAGGGCTTTCGACCGTTGCAAGGATCCTAAACAAGCATTGGAAGATATCATTGCCTTGGGCTGTGACCGAATATTGACTTCTGGCCTGCAAAATACAGCATGGCAAGGACGTGACCTTTTAAAAGAGTTGATAGCACAGGCTGCCGGCCGGATAGAGATTATGCCGGGGTCGGGGGTTGATGCAGGCAATGTGAAGGAAATATTGAAATACACAAAGGCGAATAGCATACATTCTTCAGCAAAGGTCGTGGTAAGATCAAAGATGGAATATAGATCGGACTCGGTAACAGGGATGGACGAGGATGAAATCTATAGTTCGAAAGAGAAGGTCGAGCAGATCGTAGAGCAAATAAAAAGCCTGTAG
- a CDS encoding tryptophanase, whose translation MELPWAEPYKVKMVEEIFMSSREQREQWIEEEGNNLFNLASDRVFIDLLTDSGTGAMSDRQWAEIMMGDESYAGSQSYLKLREVVRHTLGFPYFLPTHQGRAAENVLFSILVKENNVVPGNSHFDTTKGHIEFRKAHAIDCTIDEAFDINNLHPFKGNIDLQKLEEVYKAHPKENIPFCMITVTCNSSGGQPVSMQNIKDVKALSEQYGIPVFFDAARFAENAYFIKEREAEFKDRTIKEIVKEMFSYGDGFTMSAKKDGLVNIGGLLGMRNEQLYRACGNMGIIYEGFITYGGLAGRDLAALAQGLLESTELPYLKARIDQVEYLGNKLIEYGIPIQKPIGGHAVFVDALNFLTHVPREEYPAQTLAIELYKESGVRGVEIGTLLADRDPETRKDRFPKLELLRLAIPRRTYSYKHLDYVAAALKNIFERREDIKSGLEIVWESEILRHFTILLKKK comes from the coding sequence ATGGAACTACCATGGGCAGAGCCCTATAAAGTAAAGATGGTTGAAGAAATCTTTATGTCTAGCCGAGAACAACGTGAACAGTGGATCGAAGAGGAAGGAAACAATCTATTTAACTTAGCAAGCGACCGTGTTTTTATTGATCTATTAACGGACTCCGGAACGGGAGCAATGTCTGACCGACAATGGGCAGAAATCATGATGGGTGATGAAAGCTACGCTGGATCTCAATCCTATCTGAAGCTCCGTGAAGTCGTACGGCATACACTTGGATTTCCCTATTTCTTGCCAACACACCAAGGAAGAGCTGCCGAGAATGTACTTTTCAGCATCCTCGTGAAAGAAAACAATGTGGTACCTGGAAACTCTCATTTCGACACGACTAAAGGACATATCGAATTCCGCAAGGCTCATGCAATTGACTGCACCATTGATGAAGCATTTGACATCAATAATCTACATCCTTTCAAAGGCAATATAGACCTCCAAAAACTCGAAGAAGTCTATAAGGCCCATCCTAAAGAAAACATTCCGTTCTGCATGATTACGGTTACCTGTAACTCTTCTGGGGGTCAACCGGTATCTATGCAAAACATTAAGGATGTCAAGGCCCTATCTGAGCAATATGGAATCCCGGTATTCTTTGATGCAGCTAGATTTGCCGAAAATGCATATTTCATCAAGGAGCGCGAAGCTGAATTCAAAGACAGAACTATCAAGGAAATCGTGAAAGAAATGTTCTCCTATGGGGATGGATTTACGATGTCTGCCAAAAAAGATGGTTTGGTGAATATAGGTGGGCTTTTAGGGATGCGAAACGAACAGCTTTACCGTGCCTGTGGAAATATGGGAATTATCTACGAAGGATTTATCACTTACGGAGGTCTTGCAGGAAGAGACTTGGCAGCGTTGGCACAAGGGCTTTTGGAATCGACCGAGCTCCCCTATTTAAAAGCTAGGATCGACCAAGTAGAGTATCTAGGCAATAAACTTATTGAATACGGAATCCCGATCCAAAAACCTATTGGAGGACATGCTGTATTTGTGGATGCCTTAAACTTCCTGACCCATGTACCGCGCGAGGAATATCCTGCCCAAACTCTAGCGATCGAGCTCTATAAGGAATCCGGTGTTCGCGGAGTTGAAATTGGGACCTTGCTTGCAGATCGAGACCCGGAAACAAGAAAGGATCGTTTTCCAAAGTTAGAATTACTCCGATTGGCAATACCAAGAAGGACCTATAGCTACAAACATCTGGATTACGTCGCAGCGGCCCTAAAAAACATCTTTGAAAGAAGAGAAGATATTAAATCAGGTCTAGAAATCGTGTGGGAGTCAGAGATCTTGAGACATTTCACTATCTTGCTGAAAAAGAAATAA
- a CDS encoding ankyrin repeat domain-containing protein, with amino-acid sequence MSLKIKRIDSILETIKKSEIEIVKDYYSNVDINKPDRFNRTLLMNSILYGEIELAKWAINRHADVNHQDKKGLSALHIAVERNQYQLVSFMLQKGVAVDLQDHFGNTALWRAMMDNVDVNIIYILFQYQADPDLKNNYGISARDLLSEENRNWEILHKIFNEVSPAN; translated from the coding sequence TTGAGTTTAAAAATAAAAAGGATAGATAGCATTCTTGAGACTATTAAGAAAAGTGAGATAGAAATAGTGAAGGACTATTATAGCAACGTGGATATCAACAAGCCGGATCGATTCAACCGGACCTTGTTGATGAATTCTATTTTGTACGGTGAAATTGAATTAGCTAAATGGGCCATTAACCGACATGCCGATGTCAACCATCAGGATAAAAAGGGTTTAAGTGCTTTGCATATCGCAGTTGAAAGAAATCAATACCAGTTAGTTTCCTTCATGTTGCAAAAGGGGGTAGCCGTTGATCTTCAGGATCATTTTGGAAATACCGCACTTTGGCGTGCGATGATGGACAATGTTGATGTCAATATTATTTACATTTTATTCCAATATCAAGCTGACCCAGACCTTAAGAATAATTATGGGATTTCGGCACGCGATCTCCTCAGTGAAGAGAACCGGAATTGGGAAATCCTCCATAAGATTTTTAATGAAGTCAGTCCAGCTAATTAA
- a CDS encoding porin family protein, whose product MKKLLLSFGAAFLLAAGAQAQTSYGLKAGVNLGKFSNQSDLAKDYQSNNVSFYVTGFADLPVAPQFSIQPGVSLQGKGNKYKFDGDGLDGSSTTNLMSVEIPVNAVYYIPAGSGNVFLGAGPYVGFNVSGKAKNKGNLGDFGAEGERDLKFSGDNKDMNLIDAGANFMAGYKFNNGLLVNAGYGLGLTNLNPNSNGDKFSTRTLSFGLGFQF is encoded by the coding sequence ATGAAAAAATTATTACTTTCATTTGGTGCTGCATTTTTATTAGCAGCTGGAGCTCAAGCTCAAACTAGTTATGGTTTAAAAGCTGGTGTGAACTTAGGTAAATTCTCTAATCAATCTGATCTAGCGAAAGACTACCAATCTAATAATGTTTCATTCTATGTAACTGGTTTTGCTGATCTACCTGTAGCTCCTCAGTTCTCCATTCAACCAGGAGTTTCCCTACAAGGAAAAGGAAATAAATACAAATTTGATGGTGATGGACTGGATGGTTCTTCAACTACGAATTTAATGTCAGTTGAGATTCCAGTAAATGCAGTTTACTATATTCCTGCAGGTTCAGGTAATGTATTCTTAGGCGCTGGTCCTTATGTAGGATTCAACGTTTCTGGAAAAGCTAAAAACAAAGGTAATTTAGGTGATTTTGGTGCTGAAGGAGAACGTGATCTGAAATTCTCTGGTGATAACAAAGACATGAACCTAATTGATGCTGGTGCTAACTTTATGGCTGGTTACAAATTCAACAACGGTTTATTGGTTAACGCTGGATATGGATTAGGATTAACTAATCTTAACCCTAATTCGAATGGAGATAAATTCTCTACTCGTACATTATCATTTGGATTAGGTTTCCAATTCTAG
- a CDS encoding RtcB family protein, whose translation MGNLRTKDLSKIGYHNDQLRSLVINIASKNFKHHSKQELLDLLVDIKNDPEAFLENEETRKIAEKVIGKLKEVSFKAYELREEPSSCKVYGSKGIESSAKQQMEIACMLPVSVQAALMPDAHMGFGLPIGGVLATDQAIIPYAVGMDIGCRMALSILDAAEGFTKRNEFQIMQAMKNHTHFGMEGGLAIRQDHEILDHPLFNEIPFLKPLRGKAARQLGTSGNGNHFVEFGEIELLENNSLGLEPKVYTALLTHSGSRGLGAAIAKQYTHIAMETCKLPRHAQQLAWLDIDTEAGQEYWLAMNLAGDYAKACHDRIHKNLLSALGLKAMALVENHHNFAWKDSLSNGKEIIVHRKGATPAHQGELGIIPGSMTTAAYLVSGRGNEHALNSASHGAGRAMSRQKAKDNMTNSAMKKLISNANVKLIGGSVEENPLAYKDIEQVMLAQKELVDIQGKFIPKIVRMHKE comes from the coding sequence TTGTGGATATTAAAAATGATCCAGAGGCATTTTTAGAAAACGAAGAGACTCGTAAAATAGCAGAAAAGGTTATCGGAAAATTGAAGGAGGTAAGTTTTAAAGCTTATGAACTAAGAGAAGAACCAAGCTCCTGCAAGGTTTATGGTAGTAAGGGGATTGAGTCTTCCGCCAAACAGCAGATGGAGATAGCCTGCATGTTGCCAGTAAGTGTACAGGCTGCATTAATGCCGGATGCCCACATGGGTTTTGGTTTACCGATAGGTGGGGTTTTGGCAACAGATCAAGCCATTATTCCATACGCTGTGGGGATGGATATTGGATGCCGCATGGCACTCTCCATTTTAGATGCTGCAGAAGGATTTACCAAAAGGAATGAGTTCCAGATCATGCAAGCCATGAAAAACCATACTCATTTTGGTATGGAAGGAGGCTTGGCAATCAGGCAGGATCATGAAATCCTCGACCATCCGCTATTCAATGAAATTCCTTTTCTCAAGCCTTTGCGAGGAAAGGCCGCCAGACAATTGGGGACTTCAGGCAATGGCAACCATTTTGTGGAGTTTGGAGAAATCGAGTTATTGGAAAATAATAGTCTTGGCCTGGAGCCCAAGGTCTACACCGCTTTGCTAACGCATTCTGGTAGCCGAGGGCTAGGAGCCGCAATTGCCAAACAGTACACCCATATCGCTATGGAAACCTGTAAATTGCCTCGGCATGCACAGCAATTAGCTTGGTTGGATATAGATACTGAAGCAGGACAGGAATATTGGCTAGCCATGAATTTAGCCGGTGATTACGCCAAAGCTTGTCATGATCGAATCCATAAAAACCTGTTATCTGCCTTGGGACTGAAGGCGATGGCATTGGTGGAGAACCATCATAATTTTGCTTGGAAGGATAGTCTTTCTAATGGAAAGGAGATCATAGTACATCGAAAAGGTGCAACCCCTGCCCATCAAGGAGAGTTAGGAATCATCCCTGGAAGTATGACAACCGCGGCATATTTAGTTTCGGGCAGAGGAAATGAGCATGCCTTAAATTCGGCTTCCCATGGCGCTGGTCGTGCAATGAGTCGCCAAAAAGCAAAGGATAATATGACAAATTCTGCTATGAAGAAGCTGATATCCAATGCAAATGTTAAACTGATCGGGGGATCGGTGGAAGAGAATCCTTTGGCTTACAAGGATATTGAACAGGTTATGTTGGCACAAAAGGAACTAGTCGATATCCAGGGAAAGTTTATACCAAAGATTGTAAGAATGCACAAGGAGTAA
- a CDS encoding spore protein — protein sequence MGVTRLKRKDRRNKTVARVEVQFLKLGRNIEPGSKSKMPKNSQITKNNDILDKLSADAK from the coding sequence ATGGGAGTTACACGTTTAAAAAGAAAAGATAGAAGAAATAAAACTGTTGCACGCGTTGAAGTACAGTTTTTAAAACTTGGCCGTAATATTGAACCAGGTTCAAAAAGCAAAATGCCGAAGAACAGCCAAATCACTAAGAACAATGATATCTTAGATAAACTTTCAGCAGACGCTAAATAA
- a CDS encoding CvpA family protein — MVKKSVLEKLSDKELEGFIQPGSRKVPEAKKMAYEILVERGRMFSEEEKIKVESLIEEQIQTEYQEDLTRRKAMDKQLTDDQSAVALYTNFFIFVISIIFGVLYGFILAMINYIILKKYGLAFLLLAIGITAFSISSYFIGFLMTKVSLSNDILGFIVGVLVSAFGLAIISLFNKNFIPKDLEYRSRSILIPTIICIGLYILINFYK; from the coding sequence ATGGTTAAAAAAAGTGTATTAGAAAAGCTTTCAGACAAGGAGCTTGAAGGATTTATTCAACCTGGCTCGAGAAAGGTTCCTGAGGCGAAAAAGATGGCTTATGAAATTTTGGTTGAAAGAGGACGCATGTTTTCAGAGGAGGAGAAAATCAAGGTTGAAAGTTTAATCGAAGAGCAGATCCAAACCGAATACCAAGAAGATCTAACCAGAAGAAAAGCAATGGATAAGCAGTTGACAGATGATCAAAGTGCTGTGGCACTGTATACCAATTTTTTCATCTTCGTCATCAGTATAATATTTGGTGTTTTATATGGCTTTATCTTGGCCATGATAAATTATATAATCCTGAAAAAGTATGGTTTAGCTTTTTTGTTATTGGCAATCGGTATTACTGCATTTTCTATTTCTAGTTATTTTATTGGCTTTCTCATGACGAAGGTCTCTTTGTCAAATGATATTTTAGGATTTATTGTTGGGGTTTTGGTTTCTGCCTTCGGTTTGGCTATCATTTCCTTGTTCAATAAGAACTTTATTCCGAAAGACCTCGAGTACAGGTCAAGATCAATCCTCATTCCAACAATTATTTGTATTGGTCTTTATATTCTAATCAATTTCTATAAATAA
- a CDS encoding glycosyltransferase family 39 protein: MTKTNIIILISFIILKFILQYSLVHPIYDLQRDEFLHLDQANHLAWGFQSVPPMTSWISLIIKFLGNGVFWVRFFPVLFGALTVLVVWKAIEELKGNLFALILGATCVTFSVYLRLNSLYQPNSLDVLCWTLMFYFLIKFLNRNEIKWLFYLCLSFAAGFLNKYNILFLVLGLIPALMLVPERRIFGNRILYYGILVAFLLVLPNIIWQYSNDLPVLRHMKELSETQLVHVDRWGFIRSQLMFFPGTFLLFFIGLYGLMKYPAFKKYKVFFWTFFFVLAIFLFLKAKDYYALGLYPIYFAFGAVYLSNLLEKKVWTKVLKPVILVLCLVLFLPLFFIAFPNKTPEYIVKHPEYYRKFGMLRWEDGQEHQLPQDFADMLGWSELARKVDSLYKTMPEAQNTLVLCDNYGQAGAINYYSRLGIQAVSFNADYLNWFDLDIPYRNIIRIKNASEVEKELAETGAFFERSHLAASIDNPYAREYGTGIFSFIGAKLNVNERIRNEIEEENTY; encoded by the coding sequence ATGACCAAGACTAACATTATTATCCTAATCAGCTTTATTATATTAAAGTTTATCCTGCAATATTCTTTGGTTCACCCAATCTATGACCTCCAACGTGACGAGTTTTTACATTTAGATCAAGCCAATCATCTGGCATGGGGTTTCCAGTCTGTACCACCGATGACTTCTTGGATTTCCCTAATCATAAAGTTCTTGGGGAATGGAGTCTTTTGGGTTCGGTTCTTTCCTGTACTTTTTGGAGCATTGACGGTATTGGTAGTTTGGAAAGCCATAGAAGAATTAAAAGGAAATCTATTTGCACTGATATTGGGCGCTACTTGTGTCACCTTCTCCGTTTACCTGCGATTGAATAGCCTTTATCAGCCTAATTCATTGGATGTGCTTTGTTGGACCTTGATGTTCTATTTCTTGATCAAATTCCTGAACAGAAATGAAATCAAATGGCTTTTTTACCTATGCCTATCCTTTGCTGCAGGTTTCTTGAACAAATACAATATCCTATTTCTTGTGTTGGGATTGATCCCAGCCTTAATGCTTGTGCCAGAAAGGAGAATCTTTGGGAACCGTATTTTATATTACGGTATCCTTGTGGCATTCCTCTTGGTCCTTCCCAATATCATTTGGCAATACAGTAATGATCTCCCTGTCTTGCGCCATATGAAGGAATTGTCCGAAACCCAACTCGTTCATGTGGACAGGTGGGGCTTTATCCGTTCTCAATTGATGTTCTTTCCAGGTACCTTTCTGTTGTTTTTTATTGGGCTTTATGGCCTGATGAAATATCCAGCGTTTAAAAAATACAAGGTTTTCTTTTGGACCTTTTTCTTTGTCCTCGCCATATTCCTGTTCTTAAAGGCCAAGGATTATTATGCATTAGGACTTTATCCTATTTATTTTGCCTTTGGAGCAGTATACTTATCGAATTTATTAGAAAAGAAAGTTTGGACAAAAGTGTTAAAGCCAGTCATCTTAGTTTTATGTCTTGTGCTATTCCTTCCTTTGTTTTTTATTGCCTTTCCGAATAAAACCCCTGAATATATAGTGAAACATCCAGAATATTACAGAAAGTTTGGAATGTTGCGATGGGAAGATGGGCAAGAGCATCAATTGCCACAGGATTTTGCCGATATGCTGGGCTGGTCTGAATTAGCTCGTAAGGTAGATTCTTTGTATAAAACAATGCCTGAAGCTCAGAATACCCTAGTATTATGCGATAATTATGGACAGGCCGGAGCAATAAATTATTATTCAAGGTTAGGCATCCAAGCCGTTTCTTTTAATGCCGACTATCTGAATTGGTTTGATTTGGATATCCCTTATAGAAACATCATACGTATTAAGAATGCTTCCGAAGTTGAGAAAGAGTTAGCCGAAACTGGGGCCTTCTTTGAGAGGTCACATTTAGCTGCTTCAATTGACAACCCCTATGCAAGGGAATATGGAACAGGCATCTTTTCTTTTATAGGTGCAAAGCTGAATGTAAATGAACGTATTAGGAACGAAATCGAAGAGGAAAATACTTATTGA